One window of the Haemorhous mexicanus isolate bHaeMex1 chromosome 15, bHaeMex1.pri, whole genome shotgun sequence genome contains the following:
- the RPS14 gene encoding small ribosomal subunit protein uS11 has protein sequence MAPRKGKEKKEEQVISLGPQVAEGENVFGVCHIFASFNDTFVHVTDLSGKETICRVTGGMKVKADRDESSPYAAMLAAQDVAQRCKELGITALHIKLRATGGNRTKTPGPGAQSALRALARSGMKIGRIEDVTPIPSDSTRRKGGRRGRRL, from the exons ATGGCACCTCGTAAGGgcaaggagaagaaggaagagcaggTCATCAGCCTGGGACCCCAGGTTGCTGAAGGAGAGAATGTGTTTGGCGTCTGCCACATCTTTGCCTCCTTTAATGACACTTTTGTCCATGTGACTGATCTGTCTGGCAA GGAAACCATCTGCCGTGTGACTGGTGGGATGAAGGTGAAGGCAGACAGAGATGAGTCCTCTCCCTACGCAGCCATGCTGGCAGCCCAGGATGTTGCTCAGAGGTGCAAGGAGCTGGGCATCACTGCCCTGCACATCAAGCTGCGGGCAACTGGGGGCAACAG GACCAAGACTCCTGGACCCGGTGCTCAGtcagccctgagagctctggCCCGCTCTGGAATGAAGATTGGCCGCATTG AGGATGTCACCCCCATCCCCTCCGACAGCACTCGCAGGAAGGGTGGTCGCCGTGGACGTCGTCTGTAA
- the NDST1 gene encoding bifunctional heparan sulfate N-deacetylase/N-sulfotransferase 1 has translation MTVLARARRGIWQLSPQVVLLLLFAFCLLSVFVSAYYLYGWKRGLEPSGDVAGPDCDEPKVAPSHLLPLKTLKVADSSRTDPLVLVFVESLYSQLGQEIVAILESSRFKYRTEIAPGKGDMPTLTDKDRGRFALIIYENILKYVNLDAWNRELLDKYCVEYGVGIIGFFKANENSLLSAQLKGFPLFLHSNLALKDCSINPKSPLLYITRPNEVEKGVLPGEDWTVFQSNHSTYEPVLLAKTKSAESIPHMSVDAALHTTVMQDLGLHDGIQRVLFGNNLNFWLHKLVFVDSVSFLTGKRLSLPLDRYILVDIDDIFVGKEGTRMKVEDVKALFDTQNELRTHIPNFTFNLGYSGKFFHTGTDAEDEGDDLLLSYVKEFWWFPHMWSHMQPHLFHNQSVLAEQMTLNKKFAVEHGIPTDMGYAVAPHHSGVYPVHMQLYEAWKQVWSIRVTSTEEYPHLKPARYRRGFIHNGIMVLPRQTCGLFTHTIFYNEYPGGSSELDKIINGGELFLTVLLNPISIFMTHLSNYGNDRLGLYTFKHLVRFLNSWTNLKLQTLPPMQLAQKYFQIFSEEKDPLWQDPCEDKRHKDIWSKEKTCDRFPKLLIIGPQKTGTTALYLFLGMHPDLSSNYPSSETFEEIQFFNGHNYHKGIDWYMEFFPIPSNTTSDFYFEKSANYFDSEVAPRRAAALLSKAKIITILINPADRAYSWYQHQRAHDDLVALKYTFHEVITAGPEAAPKLRALQSRCLVPGWYATHIERWFNSYHANQILVLDGKLLRTEPAKVMETVQKFLGVTNFIDYHKTLAFDPKKGFWCQLLDGGKTKCLGKSKGRKYPEMDSDSRSFLRDYYRDHNIELSKLLYKMGQTLPTWLREELQSTR, from the exons ATGACTGTGCTGGCCAGGGCCCGGCGGGGTATCTGGCAGCTTTCTCCGCAGGTGGTGTTGCTCCTGCTCTTTGCCTTCTGCCTGCTCAGTGTTTTCGTCTCTGCTTATTATTTATATGGGTGGAAAAGGGGCTTGGAGCCCTCTGGGGATGTGGCAGGGCCAGACTGCGACGAGCCCAAGGTCGCCCCTTCCCACTTGCTGCCACTGAAGACCCTCAAGGTGGCCGACTCCTCCCGCACGGACCCCTTGGTGCTGGTCTTTGTGGAAAGCCTCTACtcccagctgggccaggagATTGTGGCCATTTTGGAGTCGAGTCGCTTCAAATACAGGACAGAGATTGCCCCGGGGAAGGGGGACATGCCCACGCTGACCGACAAGGACCGGGGACGCTTTGCGCTCATCATCTACGAGAACATCCTCAAGTACGTCAACCTGGACGCCTGGAACCGGGAGCTGCTGGACAAGTACTGCGTGGAGTATGGCGTGGGCATCATCGGCTTTTTCAAG GCCAACGAGAACAGCCTTCTGAGTGCCCAGCTGAAGGGCTTCCCACTCTTCCTCCACTCCAACCTGGCACTGAAGGACTGCAGCATCAACCCCAAGTCGCCCTTGCTCTACATCACGCGCCCCAATGAGGTGGAGAAGGGTGTGCTCCCCGGGGAGGACTGGACTGTCTTCCAGTCCAACCACTCCACCTATGAGCCTGTCCTCCTGGCCAAGACCAAGTCAGCTGAGTCCATCCCTCACATGAGCGTGGATGCTGCCCTGCACACCACCGTGATGCAGGACCTGGGCCTCCACGATGGCATTCAGAGGGTGCTTTTTGGCAACAACCTCAACTTCTGGCTGCACAAGTTGGTCTTTGTGGACTCTGTCTCCTTCCTGACGGGCAAGAGGTTGTCTCTGCCCCTTGACCGCTACATCCTGGTGGACATTGATGACATCTTTGTGGGCAAGGAGGGCACACGCATGAAGGTGGAAGATGTCAAG gCACTGTTTGACACACAGAATGAGCTGCGCACCCACATCCCAAACTTCACCTTCAACCTGGGATACTCAGGAAAATTCTTCCACACAG GTACTGATGCTGAGGACGAAGGTGATGACCTCCTGCTGTCCTACGTGAAGGAGTTCTGGTGGTTCCCCCACATGTGGAGCCACATGCAGCCTCACCTCTTCCACAACCAGTCGGTTCTTGCCGAGCAGATGACCTTAAACAAGAAATTTGCTGTA GAGCATGGCATCCCCACTGACATGGGGTACGCTGTGGCCCCCCACCACTCTGGCGTGTACCCTGTGCACATGCAGCTGTATGAGGCCTGGAAGCAGGTTTGGTCCATCAGGGTGACGAGCACGGAGGAATATCCACACCTGAAACCCGCCCGCTACCGCCGTGGCTTCATCCACAACGGCATCATG GTACTCCCCCGGCAAACCTGTGGCCTGTTCACACACACCATTTTCTACAATGAGTACCCTGGTGGCTCCAGTGAACTGGACAAAATCATCAACGGGGGTGAACTGTTCCTGACTGTCCTCCTGAACCCT ATAAGCATCTTCATGACCCATCTGTCCAACTATGGCAACGACCGCCTGGGCTTGTACACCTTCAAGCACCTGGTCCGCTTCCTCAACTCCTGGACCAACTTGAAGCTGCAGACATTGCCCCCCatgcagctggcacagaaataCTTCCAGATCTTTTCCGAGGAAAAGGACCCACTGTGGCAG GATCCCTGTGAAGACAAACGACACAAGGACATTTGGTCCAAAGAAAAGACCTGTGACCGATTCCCAAAGCTTCTCATCATCGGGCCTCAAAAAACAG GAACAACTGCCCTTTATCTCTTCCTGGGGATGCACCCGGACCTGAGCAGCAACTACCCCAGCTCAGAGACCTTTGAGGAGATACAGTTCTTCAATGGACACAACTATCACAAGGGCATCGACTG GTACATGGAATTCTTCCCCATCCCCTCCAACACCACCTCTGACTTCTACTTTGAGAAAAGTGCCAACTACTTTGACTCTGAAGTGGCTCCCCGGcgagctgcagccctgctgtccaAGGCCAAAATCATCACCATCCTCATCAACCCTGCAGATCGAGCCTACTCCTGGTATCAG CACCAGCGAGCTCACGATGACCTGGTTGCCCTGAAGTACACGTTCCACGAAGTGATCACGGCGGGGCCCGAGGCCGCCCCGAAGCTGCGGGCACTGCAGAGCCGCTGCCTGGTGCCGGGCTGGTACGCCACCCACATCGAGCGCTGGTTCAACAGCTACCACGCCAACCAG ATCCTGGTGCTGGATGGCAAGCTGCTCCGAACAGAACCCGCCAAAGTGATGGAGACGGTCCAGAAATTCCTCGGTGTGACCAACTTCATCGATTACCACAAGACCCTGGC GTTTGATCCAAAGAAAGGATTCTGGTGTCAGCTTCTGGATGGAGGGAAAACGAAATGCTTGGGAAAGAGCAAAGGGAGGAAGTACCCCGAGATGGATTCAGAT TCGCGCTCCTTCCTGCGGGACTATTACAGGGACCATAACATAGAGCTCTCCAAGCTCCTGTACAAAATGGGGCAGACTTTGCCCACCTGGCTgcgggaggagctgcagagcaccaggtag